From Pseudomonas sp. AN-1:
GATGCCGGTTGGGCGCCGGCAACAGCGGCAGCCTCGGCGACCGGGTGCGGCTGGGCCGGGGCCGCACGCCGCGCCACCAGCAGCACTCCCGCCAGCACCAGACCAGCCCCGGCCAGCTGCGCCAGGGAAACCGGCTCGGCGAGTAACAGCCAGGCGAAGAAGATCGTCAGCATCGGGCCCAGGGTGCCAATCAGCACGGTACGCGCCGCGCCGATGCGCTGCACGGCGGCCGATTGCCAGAACACCGGCAGCACCGTGGAAAACAGGGCCATGCCCGCGCCATACAGGTAAACCGGTGCGGGCTGGTTCAGCGCGGAAAGCGGCTGACTGAGCGCGAAGTGAATCTGCGTCGCCAAGGTCGACACGATGATCCCCAGCGCGGCAAAGCGCATGGAGCCGACGCGCTTGATGGCGATCTCCGCGCCGGCACTGTACAGCGCATAGGACAGCGCCGAACCGAACACGAAGGCCGCGCCGATCAGCACCACCCCCATGTCGTCGGCCACCTGCAGGTCGTGGGCGAACGCCAGGCCAATGCCGGCGTAGGACAGCAGCAACGCGCCGATCTGCCGTCGCTCCAGGCGCTTGCCCATGAACAGCACGCCGATCAGCACGGTCAGGGTCGGATAGATGAAGAGAATCAGCCGCTCCAGGGCGGCCGAGATGTACTGCAAGCCGACGAAGTCGAGGATGCTGGCCCCGTAGTAACCGAGCAGCCCCAGCAGGATCAGCAGCCCCCAGTCCTGGCGAGTCAGCGCGGGGCCGCTGCGCAACAGCGAAAGGCTGACCCAGAGCACCACCGGCAAGGCAAAGGTCATCCGCAGGGTCAGCAGCGTGACGGCATCCACGGGCGCTGCGGCATAGGCCAGCTTGACGAAGATCGCCTTAAACGAAAATCCGAATGCCGCGAGAATCGCCAGCACGATGCCCCAGCGCTCGGCCGACCAGTTGTTCCACGCCATGGCAGATCACCTCTCAGACTTTTTCTGAGACGAATGATCACGCCAAGCGAAACCCGGTTAAATTGGCTTTTCCGCAATACAGCGTTCGGATTTGACCAATCCTATGCATTACGACCTGACCGACCTGCGCCTGTTCGTCGCCATTGCCGAGGCGCGCAACCTCACCCGCGGCGCCGAGCGCGTCCATCTGGCGGCCTCTTCGGCCAGCCATCGTATTCGCCTGCTGGAAGAGTCGACGGGCACCCCGTTGCTGGTTCGCCAAGCCCGCGGCGTCAGCCTGACCCGTGCCGGCGATGTGCTGCTGCGCCACGCGCGCCAGGTGTTCGCCCAGCTCGAACAGATGCATGCTGACCTCAGCCCCTATGCCAAGGGGGTGCGCGGCCACGTCAGCCTGTGGGCCAACACCCACGCCACCCATGCCTTCCTGCCGGACAGCCTGGCGACCTTCCTGCAGCGTCACCCCCAGGTGGGTATCTCGCTGGAAGAGCACACCAGCCCCGAAGTGGTCCTGGCCGTCGCCCGCGGCGAGGTGGAGGTCGGAGTCGTGGCCGATACGGTGGCCGGCGCCGAAGTGGAGCTGATCCCCTATCGCGCCGACCGCCTGGTACTGATCGCCCCGCCCGACCACCCGCTGGCCAGACGCGCCCGTACCGCCTTTGCCGAGGTGCTGGACCACCCCTTCGTGATGCTGCATGCCGGCTCGGCCATTCACACCTTCACCATGAACGCCGCCGCCGCGCTCGGCCGCCATCTGGAGGTGCGCATCCAGGTGCGCAGCTTCGAGGCCGTGTGCCGCATGGTCAGCGCCGGCGTCGGTCTGGGCCTGGTGCCGCGCAGCGCCATCGCCGAACACAGCCAGCGCTTGCCGCTGGCCGTTGTCGAACTGGAGGAACCCTGGGCACAGCGCGACCTGCAGGTGTGCGTGCGCAAGCGCGAGCTGCTGTCGCGCTTCGCCGCGGACCTGGTCGACTGCCTGACCGACAGCAGGTTGGAACCTAGATGACGCAGGCGCCATCGGCCAGGTAGCCGCATCGCACAGCGACCGCCAGCGAGAAAGAACGGTCAGCTCGGCGCGCAGCTGCTTTGGGCCGCACGCTGTCGCTGGAGAGTGGCCGGAAGCAAACGTTCAGAGCACAAAAATCTGCCCCCATGGCCGACGAACCTGGCCAAGACTCAATACAATTGGTACCCGATTACCCTGAGCCATGAACATGGCTGCATCGAACAAGGAACCCGCCTCCATGGCCTCCCCGGATAAACAGCAAAAACGTGCCCAGCGGGCCAAAGCCAAGGCCAAGCAGAACCGTTCGGGCAAAGCCAAGGCCAATGTCGGACATCCGCTACTGGCCAATCCGCTGGTCAACGAGCCATTCGATGATGTCGAAATCGACCTGAGCACCTTCGACTTCAAAGACATCGAGGAGAACGGTTTCGATCCGGCGCACTTCGACGACCTGTTCCAGGCGATGAAAGTCGGCGAAGGCATCAGCCTGCTCGCGATGTGCCTGGTGTTCCTGCAGTACCCGGTGCTGGAGCTGGTGGTCGTCGAGGAAGAGGAAGAGGCAGCCATCGACTTCATGATGGGCCTGCTGATCGCCTATCGCGGGTTCTTCCACGATGAAGACGAAGACACGGCAGTGAATTGGATCAGCAGCGCCGCCTTCCAGACTGCCTACAACGAAGCGTCGATGATCCTGCAGAAGAAGTACGCCCGCGGCACCTCGAGCGACCGAGCTTAGCCGCGAGCCGAGCAGCCACGGTTGGCAAGTCCATTCGAGCGAGAGCGGTGCGAGCAGGCCGGCGCGTTCGGCCAGCGCCGGATTCCGCTGCGGCTGGCCCCTCGGCCCTGAGCGTCAGCTCAGAACTGCCTGACCAGCGCCGCCACCAGGATGCCGGCAGCGATGGCGGGCAGCGGTTTTTTCAGCAGCAGCATGGTGGCGGCGGTCGCCAGCAGGGCCAGCCTTGCGCCAGTGTCCCCCTCCAGCGCCATGGGGGCCAGCAGCGCCACCAGCACGGAGCTGGCCATGGCGCCGATGAACTGCTTCACCCGGTAGCCGATGGGCACGAACGACATCACGTAGATACCGCCCCAACGGGTCGCCAGGGTCACTACCGCCATGAGCAGCACCAGGATCAGTGCGCCGGAACCCGTCGTTTCAAGACTCACGTTTCTTCTCCGGCAGGAAGGTTCCGGTCAAGCCGCCTGCCAGGGCGCCGACGACGACGTGGCTGTTGTCCGGCAGAAACCAGTAGGCCAGCAGTGAGGCGCCGGCGGCGACGAACCAGATGGTCAGGATGCGCAGATTCTTTTCCCCGCCCACCACCATGGCCAGCAGGAAGCAGCCCATCACCATGTCCAGCCCCAGACTCCGGGGATCGTGGATGGCCCCGCCAAAACAGATGCCCAGCCAGGTGCCCACCACCCAGAACGACCAGAGGGCGAGGCCGCCGCCCAGCAGCAGGCCGATCCCCGGCTGGCCGCGACCGAACGCCTGCATGGACATGGCCCAGTTGGCATCGGAGGCCAGCAGCATGACGCCGTAGCGCCTTGCCGGCGGCAGCTGGCGCAGCCACGGATAGAGTGTCGCCCCCATCAGCAGATGCCGGGCATTGATGGCGAACACGGTAAGCACCAGGGTGAAGAGCGGGACCTGGGGCCCCCACAGCTCCAGTGCGGCGAACTGGGAGGCGCCGGCGAAGACCAGCGTGCTCATCGCCATGATCACCGAGTCCTGCAGCCCTGCCTGCACGGCGGCCAGGCCGAAGGCCGCGCCGAATACCGTGACGAACAGGGAGATGGGGACGAGCTGCCTGAAGCCAGCCCACACCATCTGGCGATCGAACTCGTGCAGGGTGGTATCCGTGCCCGTCATGCCGCAGCCTCTCCAACTTCTCGATGTCGATTCCGCCACTGCAACGGCCGTCGCAGCAGTCTCGGACCACGACTATGCGCGGCGCCGAGCAAAAAGGAAAACGCATAATCCTGCTGTATGCTATTTGATGTTCGAATACCAAGGCGTGCCCCATGACCTTCCAGGACCTGCAGATCGACTGGCTGAAATGCTTCGTTGCCGTGGTGGATGCCGGCTCGCTGTCCGGCGCGGCGCCGGAAGTGCATCGCTCCCAGTCGGCCGTGAGCATGCAGCTCAAGAAGCTCGAGGCGGCCCTGGGCTGCCAGCTGCTAGTGCGCGGCCCCCGGCAGCATCAACTCACGGCGCAGGGGCAGTTGCTGCTGGGCTATGCGCGGCGGATGCTCGACCTGCACGCGGAAACCCAGGCGGCGTTCCATGGCGAGGAACTGGCCGGCCGCATCCGCCTGGGCGTCCCGGACGACTATGCCGCGCGTTACCTGACCCCCGTGCTCAAGCGCTTCGCGCCCCATCATGGCGCGGTGGAGATCGAGCTGAACTGCGAGCAGTCGACCGCGCTGATCCCCCGTGTCGAGCGGGGCGATCTCGACCTGGCGCTGGTGTCACGGGACCACCCCCGACACGGCACCCTGCTGTTCCATGAGCCGATGGTGTGGGTCGGTTCCGCCCAGTTCGAGGTCTGGAGACGCGACCCGCTGCCCATCGCGGTCTATGAAAGCACCAGCCTGGCCAGGCGCAGCGCCCTCAACTCCCTGGCCCTGCAGGGGCGCCGCTACAAGGTGGTGTACAACAGCTCGAGCCTGGCCGGGCAGATTGCCGCCGTCGAGAGCGGGCTGGCCGTCGCGGTGCTGACCCAGTGCAGCGCGCCCGCCGGCCTGCAGATCCTGGGTGGCGAACATGGCCTGGGACCGCTCGAACCCATGGAGGTCGCGGTGTATCGCAGCCGGGCCTCGCAGGGCTGCAAGGCCGTGGACAGCCTGCACAACCTGCTGATCAGGACGCTCAGGCATTCGGCGGCAGCCTGAAGGACGGCGCCGACGAATTCGAAAGCAAGACCCGGAGTGTGTCCGCCCCCGGCCGGGCCTACAGTAGGCAGCGTCGAACTCGTGGGATAATCCGGACATGTCCAAGCCAACCGAACAACCTGCTGCAGCGACCCTGTCCGACCCGCGCTGGGCCCGGGTGGTCGCCCGCGACCCGCAAGCCGATGGCCGCTTCTGCTACGCGGTGCGGACCACGGGCGTCTACTGCCGCCCCTCGTGCGGCTCGCGCACGCAGCGGCCGGAGAACGTCCGCTTCTTCGCCTCGGCCGCCGCCGCCGAGCGGGCGGGCTTCCGCCCGTGCAAGCGCTGCAAGCCCGACCAGGCGCCCCTCGCCGAGCGGCAGGCCGCCCTGGTGGCCGCGCTATGCCGGCAGATCGAGGCCGCGGACACGCCGCCCAGCCTGGCGGAGCTGGCGCGCGGCGCCGGGATGAGCGCCTTCCACCTGCATCGCCTGTTCAAGGCGGTCACCGGCGTGACGCCGAGGGCCTACGCGGCGGAACTCCGCGCCCGCAAGGTCCGCGCGACGCTGAGCGGCGGCGGCAGGATCACCGATGCGATCTACGCGGCCGGCTACAACTCGGCCGGCCGCTTCTACCAGGAGTCAACGCACCTGCTGGGCATGCCTCCCGGGAACTTCCGCGACGGCGGCAACCGGGCGGTCATCCGCTTCGCGGTGGGCGAGTGCTCGCTGGGCTCGATCCTGGTCGCCGCCAGCGAACTCGGCGTCTGCGCCATCCTGCTCGGCGACGATCCCGATGCCCTGGCCCGCGACCTCCAGGACCGCTTCCCCAAGGCCGAGCTGATCGGCGCGGATGCCGCCTTCGAGCAACTGGTGGCCACGGTCGTCGGCTTCGTGGAAATGCCCGGGCGCGGACTCGACCTGCCCCTCGACGTGCGCGGCACCGCCTTCCAGCAGCGCGTCTGGCAGGCGCTGCGGGAAATCCCGGCCGGCACCACGGCGAGCTATGCGGAAATCGCCCAGCGCATCGGCACGCCCAAGGCAGTGCGCGCCGTGGCGGGCGCCTGCGCGGCCAACGCGCTGGCCGTGGCCATTCCCTGCCATCGGGTGGTGCGCAGCGACGGCGGGCTTTCCGGCTATCGCTGGGGGGTGGAGCGCAAGCGGGCGCTGCTCGAGCGGGAGGCCACGCCGTGACCATCAAGCTTTCCTGCGCCATGGCGCTGGGCGCCACCTTCCGCCCCCAGGATATCCTGGCCTTCCATCGCCGCGACCCGCAGGCCATCGCCGAGCGGGTCGATGCGACCGCGCTGCACAAGGGCCTCGTCTGGGGCGATGCCGCGGCCTGCCTGTCCATCGAATTCCACCGCGACCGGGCACAGGCGTGCCTGTCCGTCGACGGCGCAGTGGCGGAGGCCGGACAGCCGGCCTTCGAGGCCATGGTCCGCCGCATGCTCGGCCTGGAGCAGGACGTGGAGGCCTTCGAACAGCGCCACCGCCGCCATCCCCAGCTCGGCCCCCTGATCGCCCGACAGGCCGGCCTGCGCGTGCCGCTCGCCGCCACCCCGTTCGAGGCGCTGACCTGGGCGATCACCGGCCAGCAGATCAGCGTCGGCGCCGCCGTCGCCCTTCGCCGCAAGCTGGTGATGGCGGCGAACGTGCGTCATTCCGGCGGCCTGCTGTGCTACCCGCAGGCTCCCCAGGTCGCCGGGCTGAGCGAAGCGACCCTGCGCCAGGCCGGCTTCTCGGCGACCAAGGCCGGCGCCCTGCTGACCCTCGCCAGAGGGGTGGTGGAGCAGCGCCTTCCCCTCGACGCCTGGATGCACACGCTCCCGGTGGAGGAGGTCCGGACGCAGCTTGAGGCGCTGCGCGGCATCGGCCCCTGGACGGTCAACTACGCGCTGCTGCGCGGTTTCGGCTGGCTGGACGGCTCGCTGCACGGCGATGCCGCCGTGCGCCGCGGGCTGCAGGCGCTACTCGGCCAGCCGGAGCAGGTCAGCGAGGCGCAGGCGCGGGCCTGGCTGGCGGAGTTCTCGCCCTGGCGCGCGCTGGTCGGCGCGCATCTCTGGGCGATGCAGTCCTCTGCCGCCTATTGAGCGAACCGACCCGGGCCGGGCAACGCCTTGCCGCGACCTTCGCCATCGGTGGCTCAGTAGGCGCCGGCGAAGTCGACTTCGCCGTGCAGCGCCTCGCCGGCCTGGTAACGCGCCAGGTTGTCGACGAACAGCCGGGCCAGTGCGGCCGGCACCAGCGGGCCGGCGATGTGCCCGGTCAGCGTCAGGCCTGGCGCGTCCCAGAACGGATGCTGCGCCGGCAGCGGCTCCTCGCGGAACACGTCGAGGACCGCGCCGGCCAGCAGGCCCTCCTGCAGGGCGTGCAGCAGCGCCGCGTCCACCACCGCGCTGCCCCGCCCCACGTTGACGAACAGCGCACCCGGCGCGACGGCGCGGAAGAAGCTTTCATCGTAGAGGTCGGCGGTCTGCGGCGTGTCGGGCAGGATGTTGACGATGTAGTCGGCTGCGCCGGCCTCGGCGTGCAGCGCGTCGAGCCCGGCGACGCGCTCGAAGTGCTCGAGCGGGCGCGGCCGGTGGGCGATGCCGGTCAGGCGCAGGCCGAAGGGCGCCAGCAGGCGGGCGACCTCGCGACCGATCTCGCCGGCGCCGACGATCAGCAGCCGGCGCCCGAACAGGCTGCCGGGAATCCGCGCATCCCACTGGCGCTGCCGCTGGCTTTCCCGGCGCGCCCGCAGCTGCTGCTCGTGCTCGAGCAGGTGGGCGAGCAGGTACTCGGCGATCGGCTGGCCGAACACGCCGACGGCGCGGCTCAGCCGGTAATCGCGGGGCAGATCGGCCGCCAGCAGCGGCCGGTAGCCCGCCCAGGTCGACTGCAGCCACTGCGGGCGCAGCCCGGCGCGCAGCAGCGGCACCAGCCGGTCCGGCTCGCCCAGCCAGATCGTGCAGCGGCGCAGCGCCTCCGGTGCGGCGTCCGCCGCGATCAGTTCGAGATCGCCGC
This genomic window contains:
- a CDS encoding DMT family transporter: MAWNNWSAERWGIVLAILAAFGFSFKAIFVKLAYAAAPVDAVTLLTLRMTFALPVVLWVSLSLLRSGPALTRQDWGLLILLGLLGYYGASILDFVGLQYISAALERLILFIYPTLTVLIGVLFMGKRLERRQIGALLLSYAGIGLAFAHDLQVADDMGVVLIGAAFVFGSALSYALYSAGAEIAIKRVGSMRFAALGIIVSTLATQIHFALSQPLSALNQPAPVYLYGAGMALFSTVLPVFWQSAAVQRIGAARTVLIGTLGPMLTIFFAWLLLAEPVSLAQLAGAGLVLAGVLLVARRAAPAQPHPVAEAAAVAGAQPASAAVAPPGR
- the ada gene encoding bifunctional DNA-binding transcriptional regulator/O6-methylguanine-DNA methyltransferase Ada, with the protein product MSKPTEQPAAATLSDPRWARVVARDPQADGRFCYAVRTTGVYCRPSCGSRTQRPENVRFFASAAAAERAGFRPCKRCKPDQAPLAERQAALVAALCRQIEAADTPPSLAELARGAGMSAFHLHRLFKAVTGVTPRAYAAELRARKVRATLSGGGRITDAIYAAGYNSAGRFYQESTHLLGMPPGNFRDGGNRAVIRFAVGECSLGSILVAASELGVCAILLGDDPDALARDLQDRFPKAELIGADAAFEQLVATVVGFVEMPGRGLDLPLDVRGTAFQQRVWQALREIPAGTTASYAEIAQRIGTPKAVRAVAGACAANALAVAIPCHRVVRSDGGLSGYRWGVERKRALLEREATP
- a CDS encoding AzlC family ABC transporter permease — protein: MTGTDTTLHEFDRQMVWAGFRQLVPISLFVTVFGAAFGLAAVQAGLQDSVIMAMSTLVFAGASQFAALELWGPQVPLFTLVLTVFAINARHLLMGATLYPWLRQLPPARRYGVMLLASDANWAMSMQAFGRGQPGIGLLLGGGLALWSFWVVGTWLGICFGGAIHDPRSLGLDMVMGCFLLAMVVGGEKNLRILTIWFVAAGASLLAYWFLPDNSHVVVGALAGGLTGTFLPEKKRES
- a CDS encoding D-2-hydroxyacid dehydrogenase, with translation MGPILLADARNPELRAALHALCGDLELIAADAAPEALRRCTIWLGEPDRLVPLLRAGLRPQWLQSTWAGYRPLLAADLPRDYRLSRAVGVFGQPIAEYLLAHLLEHEQQLRARRESQRQRQWDARIPGSLFGRRLLIVGAGEIGREVARLLAPFGLRLTGIAHRPRPLEHFERVAGLDALHAEAGAADYIVNILPDTPQTADLYDESFFRAVAPGALFVNVGRGSAVVDAALLHALQEGLLAGAVLDVFREEPLPAQHPFWDAPGLTLTGHIAGPLVPAALARLFVDNLARYQAGEALHGEVDFAGAY
- a CDS encoding DNA-3-methyladenine glycosylase family protein, translated to MTIKLSCAMALGATFRPQDILAFHRRDPQAIAERVDATALHKGLVWGDAAACLSIEFHRDRAQACLSVDGAVAEAGQPAFEAMVRRMLGLEQDVEAFEQRHRRHPQLGPLIARQAGLRVPLAATPFEALTWAITGQQISVGAAVALRRKLVMAANVRHSGGLLCYPQAPQVAGLSEATLRQAGFSATKAGALLTLARGVVEQRLPLDAWMHTLPVEEVRTQLEALRGIGPWTVNYALLRGFGWLDGSLHGDAAVRRGLQALLGQPEQVSEAQARAWLAEFSPWRALVGAHLWAMQSSAAY
- a CDS encoding AzlD family protein; translated protein: MSLETTGSGALILVLLMAVVTLATRWGGIYVMSFVPIGYRVKQFIGAMASSVLVALLAPMALEGDTGARLALLATAATMLLLKKPLPAIAAGILVAALVRQF
- a CDS encoding LysR substrate-binding domain-containing protein, coding for MHYDLTDLRLFVAIAEARNLTRGAERVHLAASSASHRIRLLEESTGTPLLVRQARGVSLTRAGDVLLRHARQVFAQLEQMHADLSPYAKGVRGHVSLWANTHATHAFLPDSLATFLQRHPQVGISLEEHTSPEVVLAVARGEVEVGVVADTVAGAEVELIPYRADRLVLIAPPDHPLARRARTAFAEVLDHPFVMLHAGSAIHTFTMNAAAALGRHLEVRIQVRSFEAVCRMVSAGVGLGLVPRSAIAEHSQRLPLAVVELEEPWAQRDLQVCVRKRELLSRFAADLVDCLTDSRLEPR
- a CDS encoding LysR family transcriptional regulator, with amino-acid sequence MTFQDLQIDWLKCFVAVVDAGSLSGAAPEVHRSQSAVSMQLKKLEAALGCQLLVRGPRQHQLTAQGQLLLGYARRMLDLHAETQAAFHGEELAGRIRLGVPDDYAARYLTPVLKRFAPHHGAVEIELNCEQSTALIPRVERGDLDLALVSRDHPRHGTLLFHEPMVWVGSAQFEVWRRDPLPIAVYESTSLARRSALNSLALQGRRYKVVYNSSSLAGQIAAVESGLAVAVLTQCSAPAGLQILGGEHGLGPLEPMEVAVYRSRASQGCKAVDSLHNLLIRTLRHSAAA